One Aegilops tauschii subsp. strangulata cultivar AL8/78 chromosome 7, Aet v6.0, whole genome shotgun sequence genomic window carries:
- the LOC123495122 gene encoding uncharacterized protein — MSDFSDWSSSDDSDIEELLQADDTEMMVAILAVKDLEDCKKLLDQRKGSQIGRLCIERNRALGHEQLMQDYFVEVPTYPPRLFRRRYRMRRTLFERIVKDCEANSHYFTRRTNAAGAMGFSAYQKISAAMRVLAYGIPADYCDEYLRIGQDTTTESLRRFAKMVIRLYGDWYLRAPNEEDTKRLMEINEKRGWPGMLGSLDCMHWKWKNCPKAWHGMYLW, encoded by the coding sequence ATGTCGGATTTTTCTGATTGGTCGTCTTCGGACGATTCGGACATCGAGGAGCTGCTACAAGCCGATGACACGGAGATGATGGTCGCCATTCTCGCCGTGAAAGATCTTGAGGACTGCAAGAAGCTGCTGGATCAGAGGAAGGGGTCGCAGATAGGGCGCCTTTGCATCGAGAGGAACCGCGCACTCGGCCACGAGCAACTCATGCAAGACTACTTTGTAGAGGTACCGACATACCCACCTCGCCTCTTCCGTAGAAGGTACCGCATGCGCCGTACTTTGTTTGAGAGAATCGTCAAAGATTGCGAGGCCAACTCGCATTATTTCACGCGCCGTACAAATGCTGCCGGCGCCATGGGATTTAGTGCATACCAGAAGATATCGGCTGCAATGCGGGTGCTCGCGTATGGCATACCCGCGGACTACTGTGACGAGTATCTTCGCATTGGCCAAGATACTACCACCGAGTCCCTGCGTAGGTTTGCCAAGATGGTCATCCGGTTGTATGGTGATTGGTATCTTCGGGCTCCCAATGAGGAAGATACAAAGAGGTTGATGGAGATAAATGAAAAAAGGGGATGGCCAGGCATGCTTGGTAGTCTAGATTGCATGCACTGGAAATGGAAAAATTGCCCAAAGGCATGGCATGGAATGTATTTATGGTAA
- the LOC109786276 gene encoding desmethyl-deoxy-podophyllotoxin synthase-like, producing MAQQDQDVIMYYRNGLLLAAALLVPLLLLVRLRRPRGENLPPGPWRLPVIGSLHHLVGRLPHRFMRDLARRYDAPLILLRLGELDVVVASSADAAREVLKTQDAVFATRMQTPTIRALTVDGAGIALAPHGEHWRQARKLGVTELLGARPVQSLRGSREAGVAALVASIASASAASGPVNVSSLLSTYIIDVAVRALVGDRIGGDLRGEFLERLGEGVRLATGFGLADLFPSSRLVRAFSGSLGRLEALGRETSRVMDRIIDKHQHAGDEEKDFVDVMLRIQKNDGSLRAGTIRAMITDLFGAASDTSATTLEWAMAELMGSPAALRRAQAEVRSALAGESRVREEALPDLHYLRLVLKETLRLHPAAPLLLPRECPESRHVLGYTVPKGAMVLVNAWAIGRDAATWGADAEEFRPERFEEEAALDFKGTNFKFVPFGAGRRMCPGIAFGLVVVELALASFLFHFDWELPAGGLHMEEQLGVTARRKGDLWLHATVRVPVPALAL from the exons ATGGCGCAGCAAGATCAAGACGTCATCATGTACTACCGCAATGGCCTCCTCCTGGCCGCCGCACTGCTagtccctctcctcctcctcgtgaGGCTCAGGCGGCCGCGCGGGGAGAACCTTCCCCCGGGGCCATGGCGGCTGCCGGTCATCGGCAGCCTGCACCACCTGGTCGGCAGGCTGCCGCACCGCTTCATGCGCGACCTCGCCCGCCGGTACGACGCCCCGCTCATACTGCTCCGCCTGGGGGAGCTCGACGTCGTCGTGGCCTCCTCCGCCGACGCGGCGAGGGAGGTCCTCAAGACCCAGGACGCGGTCTTCGCCACCCGCATGCAGACCCCCACCATCCGCGCGCTCacggtggacggcgccggcatcGCCCTGGCGCCGCACGGAGAGCACTGGCGGCAGGCCCGCAAGCTCGGCGTCACCGAGCTCCTCGGCGCACGGCCGGTCCAGTCCCTCCGCGGGTCCCGCGAGGCCGGCGTTGCCGCCCTCGTCGCCTCCATCGCCTCGGCGTCGGCGGCGTCAGGGCCTGTGAACGTCAGCTCCCTCCTTTCCACCTACATCATCGACGTGGCGGTGCGCGCCCTGGTGGGCGACCGGATCGGGGGCGACCTCCGCGGCGAATTCCTGGAGCGCCTCGGCGAGGGCGTCAGGCTGGCCACCGGATTCGGCCTCGCCGACCTGTTCCCGTCGTCGCGCCTCGTGCGTGCCTTCAGTGGCTCGCTAGGCCGGCTGGAGGCGCTAGGCCGCGAGACGAGCCGGGTCATGGACCGCATCATCGACAAGCACCAgcacgccggcgacgaggaaAAAGACTTCGTCGACGTGATGCTCAGGATCCAGAAGAATGACGGCAGCCTCCGTGCTGGAACCATCCGTGCCATGATCACC GACCTGTTCGGGGCAGCGAGCGACACCTCGGCGACGACGCTCGAGTGGGCGATGGCCGAGCTCATGGGGAGCCCGGCGGCGCTTCGGAGGGCGCAGGCGGAGGTGCGATCCGCCCTGGCCGGGGAGAGCCGCGTCCGAGAGGAGGCCCTGCCGGACCTGCACTACCTGCGTCTCGTGCTCAAGGAGACGCTCCGGCTGCACCCGGCGGCGCCGCTGCTGCTCCCGCGGGAGTGCCCCGAGTCCCGACATGTCCTCGGCTACACCGTGCCCAAGGGCGCCATGGTGCTCGTCAACGCGTGGGCCATCGGCCGGGACGCGGCGACCTGGGGCGCCGACGCCGAGGAGTTCAGGCCGGAGAGGTTCGAAGAGGAGGCGGCGCTGGACTTCAAGGGAACCAACTTCAAGTTCGTGCCGTTCGGCGCCGGCCGGAGGATGTGCCCTGGGATCGCCTTTGGCCTTGTGGTCGTGGAGCTCGCACTGGCCAGCTTCCTCTTCCATTTCGACTGGGAGCTCCCCGCCGGTGGGCTGCACATGGAGGAGCAGCTCGGGGTCACGGCCAGGAGGAAGGGCGACCTCTGGCTGCATGCCACAGTTCGGGTGCCTGTGCCTGCACTTGCTCTATAG